A single genomic interval of Chrysemys picta bellii isolate R12L10 chromosome 8, ASM1138683v2, whole genome shotgun sequence harbors:
- the LOC135972988 gene encoding uncharacterized protein LOC135972988, with protein sequence MQSSPAVMAMQSVNRKRAPAWTDREVLDLIAVWGDESVLSELRSKRRNAKIYEKISKDMAERGYSRDATQCRVKIKELRQGYQKTKEANGRSGSHPQTSRFYEALHSILGAAATTTPPVTVDSEDGILSTAGSSDMLGDGEDEEGDEEGEAVGSSHNADFPDSQDLFITLTEIPYEASPAITPDTESGEGSATPSATVSQPSLESHSQRLARIRRRKKRTREDMFSELMASSQAQAAQQTQWRENLTRMHQANMDREERWRQEDQQATLTLLGLLREQTDTLRRLVDVLQERRQEDRAPLQSISNRPPPPPSPIPTSPKVQRRRGGRVPANSHSTPAESSSSRRLSFPKI encoded by the exons atgcagagctctccagcagtgatggccatgcagtctgtgaatagaaagagagccccagcatggactgatcgtgaagtcttggatctcatcgctgtgtggggcgatgagtccgtgctttccgagctgcgatccaaaagaaggaatgcaaagatctacgagaagatctctaaagacatggcagagagaggatacagccgggatgcaacgcagtgccgcgtgaaaatcaaggagctgagacaaggctaccagaagaccaaagaggcaaacggacgctccggatcccatccccagacatcccgtttctacgaggcactgcattccatcctcggtgctgccgccaccactaccccaccagtgaccgtggactctgaggatgggatactgtccacggccggttcctcagacatgttaggggacggggaagatgaggaaggagatgaggagggcgaggcagttggcagctctcacaacgctgatttccccgacagccaggatctcttcatcacccttacagagatcccctacgaagcgtccccagccattaccccggacacagaatctggtgaaggatcagcca ccccgtctgcgactgtctcacaacctagcctggaatcacactcccagaggctagcgcggattaggcgtaggaagaagaggacacgggaggacatgttctctgagcttatggcctcttcccaagcccaggcagcacagcagacccagtggcgggagaacttgacccgaatgcaccaagccaacatggatcgggaggagaggtggcggcaggaagaccagcaggcgactctaacgctgcttggactactgagggagcaaacggacacgctccggcgccttgtggatgttctgcaggaacggaggcaggaggacagagccccgctgcagtccatctctaaccgccctcccccgccaccaagtcccatacccacctcacccaaagtgcaaagaaggagaggcggcagagtccctgctaactctcactccacccctgcagagagctctagtagcagaaggctctcatttcccaaaatttga